CGCTCTTCTCCAGCAAGATCGGTTTGGAGATGAAATTGCTTTTGGTGAGCTTACAGATGAACATGCAGCTGCCACGGCAATCTTCTCCTATTTAGCGGAGCACTATTCTCAGTTTTTAGAGGAAACTCCCTTCGCTATCAGTTATAACCCTATTGCAGAAGCTTGGATTATCGAAGGAACTCTTCCTCCTGGATGGCTAGGCGGAGTCATTTATATTGCTCTTGCAAAAGAAAATGGAGAGCTTCTCATGATGTATGGAACGAGATAACTGGTCATAAAAAAACTCTCTTTTATTCGCAAATTACGCAAATAAAAGAGAGTCATTTTTTGTTCCTATTCCCACTCAATTGTTGCTGGTGGTTTGGACGTTACATCATACACAATGCGGTTTACATTGTCTACTTCATTTACGATACGCACAGAGATTTTCTCCAATACATCCCACGGAATGCGCGCCCAGTCAGCGGTCATACCATCAATGGACGTTACCGCACGGATCCCTACTGTGTAAGAATACGTACGAACATCTCCCATTACACCTACGGTCGTCATGTTTGGCAAAGCCGTGAAGTACTGCCAGATTTCCCGATCGAGACCTGCCTTGGCAATCTCCTCACGCAAGATCGCATCGGATTCACGAACGATCTTCAGTTTTTCTTCCGTCACTTCACCCAAAACACGAATGCCGAGGCCTGGTCCTGGGAATGGCTGACGCCAAACAATCTCATCTGGCAAGCCCAGTTCTTTACCCAGTTTGCGTACTTCGTCTTTGAACAAGGTTTTCAATGGTTCAATCAACGTGAACTTCATGTCTTCTGGCAAACCGCCTACGTTGTGGTGCGATTTGATCGTTTGTGCAGTTGCTGTTCCACTCTCCACGATATCGGTGTACAGCGTACCTTGTGCCAGGAAGTCCATATCTGTCAGCTTCGCAGCCTCTTCATCGAATACATAAATGAACTCGTTACCGATGATTTTGCGCTTTTGCTCTGGGTCAGATACACCTTTGAGCTTGCTCATGAAACGCTCGCGAGCATCGATCTTGATCACTTTCATGGAGAATTTCTCACCGAATGTCTCCATTACTCCTTCTGCTTCCCCTTGGCGCAGAAGACCATGGTCTACGAACATGCACGTCAATTGATCGCCAATCGCTCTGTGAATCAGCGCTGCTACTACGGAAGAATCCACACCGCCGCTCAACGCACACAGTACTTGCTTGTTGCCAACTGTTTCACGAATGCGAACCAGCTCGTCCTCGATGAACGTCGTCATGCTCCAAGTCGCTTCACATCCACAAATGTTGAACAGGAAGTTTCCGATGAACTCAGTACCTTTTTGGGTATGAACTACTTCTGGATGGAACTGTACGCCGTACAGCTGGCGCTCAGGGTTGCTGATCGCAGCTACCGGGCAGCTGTCGCTTACCGCATCAATGACAAATCCGGTTGGGAGCTCCACTACTTTGTCAGAGTGGCTCATCCACACGATTTCGTTCGTATCCCATTTGTCGTACAAGCTGTGTTTTTGCTGCATACGCAATTCAGCTTTTCCGTACTCACGTTTACCCGCGCGTTCTACTTTTCCGCCCGTCAAATGGCTCATCAACTGCATACCGTAGCAAATACCCAATACAGGCAAGCCCAGGTCAAAAATCGCAGGGTCTACAGTTGGTGCTCCCTCTTCATACACGCTAGCAGGTCCGCCAGAGAAAATAATCCCTTTTGGATTTATCTCTTTAATCTTTTCAACAGGTGTATTGAACGGTATCAGTTCACTATAAACACCCAGATCGCGTACACGGCGCGCGATCAACTGATTGTACTGGCCTCCGAAATCGAGTACGACGACCATTTCCATTGACTTGTCCATCATATCCCCCTTCTCCTGTAACATACAGGACGTGCAAGTGTCGGCATGCCATGCGAAGTTGTCGCA
This genomic stretch from Brevibacillus sp. DP1.3A harbors:
- a CDS encoding NTF2 fold immunity protein — encoded protein: MSFMDAWEQIIAEQERERDRLRVNRITVRVDDKKKSKRNVHQKEKLIEYGFVERDLYDENLFGRFELYFADRDALLQQDRFGDEIAFGELTDEHAAATAIFSYLAEHYSQFLEETPFAISYNPIAEAWIIEGTLPPGWLGGVIYIALAKENGELLMMYGTR
- the guaA gene encoding glutamine-hydrolyzing GMP synthase, whose translation is MDKSMEMVVVLDFGGQYNQLIARRVRDLGVYSELIPFNTPVEKIKEINPKGIIFSGGPASVYEEGAPTVDPAIFDLGLPVLGICYGMQLMSHLTGGKVERAGKREYGKAELRMQQKHSLYDKWDTNEIVWMSHSDKVVELPTGFVIDAVSDSCPVAAISNPERQLYGVQFHPEVVHTQKGTEFIGNFLFNICGCEATWSMTTFIEDELVRIRETVGNKQVLCALSGGVDSSVVAALIHRAIGDQLTCMFVDHGLLRQGEAEGVMETFGEKFSMKVIKIDARERFMSKLKGVSDPEQKRKIIGNEFIYVFDEEAAKLTDMDFLAQGTLYTDIVESGTATAQTIKSHHNVGGLPEDMKFTLIEPLKTLFKDEVRKLGKELGLPDEIVWRQPFPGPGLGIRVLGEVTEEKLKIVRESDAILREEIAKAGLDREIWQYFTALPNMTTVGVMGDVRTYSYTVGIRAVTSIDGMTADWARIPWDVLEKISVRIVNEVDNVNRIVYDVTSKPPATIEWE